Genomic DNA from Coffea arabica cultivar ET-39 chromosome 7e, Coffea Arabica ET-39 HiFi, whole genome shotgun sequence:
TACACACCCAAGCTCGCAGTAGAGTCGGAAGAATTTAATTGGATAATGGAATGAGCCCAGTAGAATGTTACCTGATCAAGTGTTGAACAAGTGTATAATCTGCTGAAACCTATTAAGAAGGTGTCAGTTAGGGACTCTGATTTCTGGTTTATTTTGAAGGAGTTTTGATGAAAAGTTAATATCTCAGAACATTTCACTTTCTATTGATAGCATGAGATTGCTATAGACATGTCAGATATGGTGATGGAGCGGAACAGGGAAAGTTGCAAAGCTCTAGAAAATCAATGATCCATAGGTTTGATATAATCTGGTTTCCATATATTGAACTTGAAGATTCAGGTTTTAAGCTATATCATTTTCACAGAAAGCAGTGAAGAACTTAAATGTAAACTATATAGAAAGGTCTTGAAATATGTTGCTTGCAGACTGTCATATTATCTATAGGATGCAAGGCACATCGAATTTCTGCCTAGATTTTCTCACTGTTAAGTGGctccacttttctctcttgaaGATGGTTCTGCTCAATCACTTCAGTATTGAACAATTGATAGCTGTAGATATCAGTTTTATTCTTTTAGGGGTTCCTGAGCCTTCATCATGTCTGAGAAAGCTCTTAAAGATCTCAATATGTTGCCTGAATCTGGAAGGAAGAACAAAAATACCAGTAATGGGAGCCTCAAGCCTGAGATCGAGCAAACCGGTGAAAATCTTGAAGACAGTCAAAAAAAAGTTTCTTCACCAGGGGTTGAGAATCCTATGAATGTCAATGGAGTAGGGGATTCTGTGCCGGAAGTGGGAAACTCTGAAGTGGAATACATTGAATCAGAGAATCTGAAAGATGTAGAAGATCTGGAAATGAGTTTGAAGGTATATGTGTACACAGATCATTTTGCTATCATACAAAGCAGGTGTCCCATCCCTAGCTTGATAACTGACAGTAGATTCTCTTAATTGTTGGGTTATATTGAACAAGCTGTACAATCATTGACATTTTTGGTTTGTCTCAGACACTCTTAGCCGGACTAGACTCCAAGGATTGGGTTTTGGTGTGTGAGGCACTAAATGATGTAAGAAGGTTGTCTATATTTCACAAGGAAATGATGCTTGACATTTTGTAAGTTCTGCTATTCACTATGCTGACATGAGTAGAACATTGTGTGATCCATTAGTCTTTTCTTTCATATGAAAAGATGTTTTTAGCAATTCCTTATGATGATTccaattgatttttcttttggtgaATAGGGGAAAGGTGGTTACCCTAATTGTGAAGTCCTTGAAGAATCCAAGAAGTGCTGTTTGTAAAACTGCAATTATGACATCTTCCGACATTTTCAAAGCATATGGTGACGACATAATTGATTCATTGGATCCAATGGTATATACAGTTCTTGTAATTTAACGTCTGCTGTAATGTGTTGCATGGTTCTCTACATGGTGGGTTTTCTCTTAATGTAGTTTCTAACTTtactttgtttcttgcattctgTTAACGTTTAGCTCGTACAACTTCTTCTCAAAGCTTCACAAGACAAAAGATTTGTATGTGAGGCAGCTGAGAGAGCTTTAGTCTCCATGACTACCTGGGTTTCTCCTGTTTCATTGTTGCCCAAATTGCAACCTTATTTTAAGAATAGGAATCCAAGAATTCGAGCAAAGGCGGCTATGTGCTTTTCTCGTAGTGTACCAAGGCTGGTAAGAGGTTTATCTTTACCATTATTGAGTTTGATGCTGAAACTACCTTATTTTGTCTGTTTTTCTGCATAGTTCCTTATCCCGAAAAGAACATCTTCAAGTGCTCGAACTGTCTTCTCATTTTTGCCCTTCTATTTGCTTATTGAAGTTGTTCTTAGACCATGTAGACTACACTTTGTTCTTGGAAGAATCATTCAAAGAAAGTCACATAGATTGATGCAGAATTGGATTTTAGGAAATTCTTATTGTACTATTCTGCTGGAGCCAAATTATGGAATGAAAATTTTGTGTAACAACATTTCTACTATCCTAGCACATTAATTGCTAACAAGTATGCTACGGGTCTTTCCTTCAGTTTAACACGCGTGCAAGTGGAGTATTGGCCTCTTGGCCTTGCAAGTATTGTCAACTCTGGATAAATTTAGTAGCAGCCAAAAGGGAGGGGCAAAAATTACTGCATTTTTCTTATTGGAGGAATAATTAAGTTAAATTCATTAATTTGGAAGGCAAAAATTTTAATTGTCTACTAGATGTCATTTCCTTTCCTCTTGAAGTATGGGCATCTTGGACCATTGTGTTATGAGCTTTCTTCTCTTTTACAGGATATAGAGGGGATTAAAGCATATGGAATTGACAAACTAATAGAAGTAGCAGCATCCCAGCTAAGTGACCAGCTCCCGGAGTCCAGGGAGGCTGCTCGAGGTCTACTGGTGGAGCTACAGACCATGTACGAGAAATCTCATATCTTGAGTGCAAATGGAGTGTCTGACGATCGGGAGGTGACTTCCTGGGAGAATTTCTGTCAGACAAAACTTTCACCTTTAAGTGCTCAGGCTGTCCTTCGTGTGACCAATATTGTCCGAGAGGGTCTTGTA
This window encodes:
- the LOC113723068 gene encoding uncharacterized protein, with product MSEKALKDLNMLPESGRKNKNTSNGSLKPEIEQTGENLEDSQKKVSSPGVENPMNVNGVGDSVPEVGNSEVEYIESENLKDVEDLEMSLKTLLAGLDSKDWVLVCEALNDVRRLSIFHKEMMLDILGKVVTLIVKSLKNPRSAVCKTAIMTSSDIFKAYGDDIIDSLDPMLVQLLLKASQDKRFVCEAAERALVSMTTWVSPVSLLPKLQPYFKNRNPRIRAKAAMCFSRSVPRLDIEGIKAYGIDKLIEVAASQLSDQLPESREAARGLLVELQTMYEKSHILSANGVSDDREVTSWENFCQTKLSPLSAQAVLRVTNIVREGLVLGS